A genomic region of Chionomys nivalis chromosome 12, mChiNiv1.1, whole genome shotgun sequence contains the following coding sequences:
- the LOC130884853 gene encoding 60S ribosomal protein L36a, whose protein sequence is MVNVPKTRRTFCKKCGKHQPHKVTQYKKGKDSLYAQGKRRYDRKQSGYGGQTKPIFRKKAKTTKKIVLRLECVEPNCRSKRMLAIKRCKHFELGGDKKRKGQVIQF, encoded by the coding sequence ATGGTGAACGTACCTAAGACCCGCCGGACATTCTGCAAGAAATGTGGCAAGCACCAACCCCACAAAGTGACCCAGTACAAGAAGGGCAAAGATTCTTTGTATGCCCAGGGAAAGCGGCGTTATGACAGGAAACAGAGTGGCTATGGTGGGCAGACTAAGCCTATTTTCCGCAAAAAGGCGAAAACTACAAAGAAGATTGTGCTGAGACTGGAATGTGTGGAGCCCAACTGCAGATCTAAGAGGATGCTGGCTATTAAGAGATGCAAGCATTTTGAACTGGGTggtgataagaagagaaagggccaAGTGATCCAGTTCTAA